A genomic stretch from Sulfurimonas sediminis includes:
- the gatB gene encoding Asp-tRNA(Asn)/Glu-tRNA(Gln) amidotransferase subunit GatB has translation MFEVVIGLEVHVQLNTKTKLFCSCPTSFNHKQNTNTCPTCLALPGALPVLNKEVIHKSIMLGTALDATINRVSYFDRKSYFYPDSPSSYQITQLYTPIVEHGKLQIDFEDGSNKTIRVNRAHIEADAGKNIHDGNISKVDLNRAGTPLLEIVSEPDMRSAEDAILYLKKLHSIIRYLDIGDANMQEGSFRVDVNVSIRPKGDEKLYTRVEIKNINSFKFIQRAIELEVARQVDAWEDGTYEEEICQETRLFDPVKQETRSMRGKEEAADYRYFPEPDLLKCVVTDEMMQKYTQIPELPDAKKERFVNEYGMNKYNAMVITSAVETANFFETMLQEEGVSAKTATTWLTVELPARFKGEINITNSPVDAKKLGFLVKRIDDKTISGKAAKEVLDFLMENETTDVDSAIDKLGLKQVTDTGAIEAMCDEIINANEDKVAQYKGGKEKLFGFFVGQVMKASKGSANPQVVNEILKAKLG, from the coding sequence ATGTTTGAAGTAGTTATCGGTCTTGAAGTCCACGTACAATTAAATACAAAAACGAAACTTTTTTGCTCGTGTCCTACGAGTTTTAACCATAAGCAAAATACAAATACCTGTCCGACCTGTCTGGCACTTCCCGGTGCACTTCCTGTGCTTAACAAAGAAGTTATACATAAATCCATAATGCTCGGTACGGCCCTTGATGCTACGATTAACAGAGTTTCTTATTTTGACAGAAAATCCTATTTTTATCCGGATTCTCCCTCTTCTTATCAAATTACACAACTCTATACACCTATAGTGGAGCATGGGAAACTGCAAATTGATTTTGAAGACGGTTCGAACAAAACGATTCGTGTCAATCGGGCACACATAGAGGCTGATGCCGGTAAAAACATCCATGACGGCAATATTTCAAAAGTTGATTTGAACCGTGCCGGAACGCCTTTGCTCGAAATTGTAAGCGAGCCGGATATGCGCAGTGCCGAAGATGCGATTCTTTACCTGAAAAAGCTCCACTCGATTATTCGTTATTTGGATATAGGGGATGCAAATATGCAAGAGGGCTCTTTTCGAGTGGATGTAAATGTCTCTATCCGTCCAAAGGGAGATGAAAAGTTGTATACCCGTGTCGAGATTAAAAACATCAACTCGTTTAAATTTATTCAGCGTGCCATAGAGCTTGAAGTGGCTCGTCAGGTTGATGCATGGGAAGATGGCACATATGAAGAGGAAATTTGTCAGGAGACACGTCTTTTTGATCCTGTAAAACAGGAAACACGCTCTATGAGAGGAAAAGAAGAAGCGGCTGATTACAGATATTTTCCGGAACCTGATCTGCTCAAATGTGTGGTCACAGATGAAATGATGCAAAAATATACACAAATTCCTGAACTGCCTGATGCAAAAAAAGAGCGTTTTGTGAATGAATACGGTATGAATAAATACAACGCAATGGTAATCACTTCTGCTGTGGAGACAGCAAACTTTTTTGAAACAATGCTGCAAGAAGAAGGAGTGAGTGCAAAAACGGCTACTACATGGCTGACTGTAGAGTTGCCTGCCCGTTTCAAAGGGGAGATAAATATCACGAACTCTCCGGTAGATGCAAAAAAGCTTGGGTTTTTGGTCAAAAGAATAGATGATAAAACCATCAGCGGCAAAGCGGCGAAAGAAGTTTTGGATTTTTTAATGGAGAATGAAACGACAGATGTTGACAGTGCAATTGACAAACTCGGACTCAAACAGGTTACAGATACCGGAGCAATCGAGGCGATGTGTGATGAAATTATCAATGCAAATGAGGATAAAGTTGCACAGTACAAAGGCGGAAAAGAGAAACTTTTCGGTTTCTTTGTCGGTCAGGTGATGAAAGCAAGCAAAGGAAGTGCAAATCCGCAGGTTGTCAATGAAATTCTTAAAGCTAAACTGGGCTAA